One genomic region from Pseudoduganella dura encodes:
- a CDS encoding alkaline phosphatase: MNRKSLLIAGLSLTMLAACGSDNDSTASTPTPTPTPGVDVPQPKNVIFFLGDGMGLTTMTAARIYSVGEDGELTMDTLPETAFVKTFSNDAQVTDSAPSMAAYMTGVKMNNEVISMSQNTKAVSPVLDSAGNRLGNNCGTGNGTPATTLLELAKAQGLGTGVVSTARITHATPAAAYTHICHRDLENDIAAALVPGAAGYNSALGATGLDVIMGGGSQFFKPVKDGGRRADGRDLVAELKAKSYAYAGNTTEFTAIDGTKTDKLLALFTSSHMSYDLDRDPAKEPSLADMTTKAMDVLARNGKGYFLMVEGGRIDHALHETTAKKALQDTVAFDNAIKAAIAKAKVADPDLKNTLIVVTADHDHTLVLNGYAKRTGKTAAGNAGVLGVVKNYVTGAVDKDLDGAPYSIIGFGNGENRVQASRAGQAALDDTATSANTYHQEAVVRMGVGGETHGGTDVFLGAIGKGADTFTGTIDNTRVFSLVKNAAGL; the protein is encoded by the coding sequence ATGAACCGCAAGTCTCTCCTAATCGCCGGACTGAGCCTGACAATGCTGGCCGCCTGCGGCAGCGACAACGACTCCACCGCCTCGACCCCGACGCCGACGCCGACACCGGGCGTCGACGTGCCGCAACCGAAGAACGTGATCTTCTTCCTGGGCGACGGCATGGGCCTGACCACGATGACGGCCGCGCGCATCTACTCGGTCGGCGAGGACGGCGAGCTGACGATGGACACGCTGCCGGAAACGGCCTTCGTGAAGACCTTCTCCAACGATGCGCAGGTTACCGACAGCGCGCCATCGATGGCCGCCTACATGACGGGCGTGAAGATGAACAACGAAGTCATCTCGATGTCGCAGAACACCAAGGCCGTGAGCCCGGTACTCGATTCGGCCGGCAACCGGCTGGGCAACAACTGCGGCACCGGCAACGGCACGCCGGCCACCACGCTGCTGGAACTGGCGAAGGCGCAGGGGCTGGGCACCGGCGTGGTATCCACCGCGCGCATCACGCACGCCACGCCGGCCGCCGCCTACACGCACATCTGCCACCGCGACCTGGAAAACGACATCGCCGCGGCCCTGGTGCCGGGCGCCGCGGGCTACAACAGCGCGCTGGGCGCCACCGGCCTGGACGTGATCATGGGCGGCGGCAGCCAGTTCTTCAAGCCGGTCAAGGATGGCGGCAGGCGTGCCGACGGCCGCGACCTGGTGGCCGAGCTGAAGGCCAAGAGCTACGCCTACGCTGGCAACACCACCGAGTTCACCGCCATCGACGGCACCAAGACGGACAAGCTGCTGGCGCTGTTCACGTCCAGCCACATGAGCTACGACCTGGACCGCGACCCGGCCAAGGAACCGAGCCTGGCCGACATGACCACCAAGGCGATGGATGTGCTGGCCCGCAACGGCAAGGGCTACTTCCTGATGGTGGAAGGCGGCCGCATCGACCACGCGCTGCATGAAACCACCGCCAAGAAGGCGCTGCAGGACACGGTGGCCTTCGACAACGCCATCAAGGCGGCGATCGCCAAGGCCAAGGTCGCCGACCCGGACCTGAAGAACACGCTGATCGTCGTCACGGCCGACCACGACCACACGCTGGTGCTGAACGGCTACGCCAAGCGCACCGGCAAGACCGCGGCCGGCAACGCCGGCGTGCTGGGCGTGGTGAAGAACTACGTGACCGGCGCCGTGGACAAGGATCTCGACGGCGCACCGTATTCGATCATCGGCTTCGGCAACGGCGAAAACCGCGTGCAGGCCAGCCGCGCCGGCCAGGCGGCGCTCGACGACACCGCCACCAGCGCCAACACGTATCACCAGGAAGCCGTGGTGCGCATGGGCGTGGGCGGCGAAACGCACGGCGGCACCGACGTGTTCCTGGGCGCCATCGGCAAGGGCGCCGACACGTTCACCGGTACCAT
- a CDS encoding NAD(P)-dependent alcohol dehydrogenase has translation MTVKAYGAHAADRPLESMDIARRPPGAHDVQIDIAFCGVCHSDLHTVRGEWAGTVFPCVPGHEIVGRVSAVGHHVSHHKVGDLVGVGCLVDSCRHCADCEEGLENYCDNMTGTYNFPTADAPGHTLGGYAEQIVVHERYVLRVRHPEAQLAAVAPLLCAGITTYSPLRHWHAGPGRKIGIVGIGGLGHMGIKLARAMGAHVVAFTTSASKRGDAEALGAHEVVVSTDAAAMAAQANSLDLIINTVAAPHDLDAFTSLLKRDGTMTLVGVPALPHPSPAVFNLVGKRRSIAGSMIGGIPETQEMLDFCFEHGIVADIEMIRADEINDAYERMLKGDVKYRFVIDNATLA, from the coding sequence ATGACCGTCAAAGCCTATGGCGCCCACGCCGCCGACCGACCGCTCGAATCGATGGACATCGCCCGCCGCCCCCCGGGCGCGCACGACGTGCAGATCGACATCGCCTTCTGCGGCGTATGCCACTCCGACCTGCACACTGTGCGCGGCGAATGGGCCGGCACCGTGTTCCCGTGCGTGCCGGGCCACGAGATCGTCGGGCGCGTGAGCGCGGTCGGCCACCACGTCTCGCACCACAAGGTTGGCGACCTTGTCGGCGTCGGCTGCCTGGTCGACAGCTGCAGGCATTGCGCCGACTGCGAGGAAGGCCTCGAGAACTATTGCGACAACATGACCGGCACCTACAACTTCCCGACCGCCGACGCGCCCGGCCACACGCTGGGGGGCTATGCCGAGCAGATCGTCGTGCACGAGCGCTACGTTCTGCGGGTGCGCCACCCGGAAGCGCAGCTCGCCGCCGTGGCGCCGCTTCTGTGCGCCGGCATCACCACCTATTCGCCGCTGCGGCACTGGCATGCCGGCCCGGGCAGGAAGATCGGCATCGTCGGTATCGGCGGCCTCGGCCACATGGGCATCAAGCTGGCACGGGCCATGGGAGCGCACGTGGTGGCGTTCACCACGTCCGCATCGAAGCGCGGGGATGCCGAGGCGCTCGGCGCCCACGAGGTGGTCGTGTCGACCGATGCGGCCGCGATGGCGGCCCAGGCCAACAGCCTCGACCTGATCATCAACACGGTGGCGGCACCGCACGACCTGGATGCCTTCACATCGCTGCTCAAGCGCGACGGCACGATGACGCTGGTGGGCGTGCCGGCTTTGCCGCACCCGTCCCCGGCGGTGTTCAACCTGGTCGGCAAGCGCCGCTCGATCGCCGGCTCGATGATCGGCGGCATTCCGGAAACGCAGGAAATGCTGGACTTCTGCTTCGAGCACGGCATCGTCGCCGACATCGAAATGATCCGCGCCGACGAGATCAACGATGCCTACGAACGCATGCTCAAGGGCGACGTCAAGTATCGCTTCGTGATCGACAACGCCACGCTGGCATGA
- a CDS encoding MFS transporter, producing MTASRDHGLEKPAAWGAVCAMALGAFALIASEFMPVSLLTPIAADLRITEGQAGQAIAISGAFALLASLCVAPLAGRLDRKTLLLSLTLLMIASGTVVALAPDYHVFMFGRALIGVAIGGFWSMSAATTMRLVPDRDVPRALAILNGGNALAAIVAAPLGSFLGSIIGWRGAFFFVVPLAALALAWKFVSLPSMPAQDAARGNGVVRLMKRPAVALGMAAVSLFFMGQFALFTYLRPFLETVTGAGVSTLSFMLLLLGAAGFAGTTLIGGFLGKGLYRTLVAIPAMMAAIAVALVAFGGSTAATAALLAAWGLVATAAPVGWWTWLAKTLPRDAEAGGGLMVAVVQLAIMLGATAGGLLFDAGGYRSTFYMSAAVLVVAAVLAALAARAASHAQAR from the coding sequence ATGACCGCGAGCCGCGACCACGGCCTGGAAAAGCCCGCGGCATGGGGCGCGGTCTGCGCCATGGCGCTCGGCGCCTTCGCGCTGATCGCTTCGGAGTTCATGCCCGTCAGCCTGCTGACGCCGATCGCCGCCGACCTGCGCATTACCGAGGGCCAGGCCGGCCAGGCGATCGCCATTTCGGGCGCGTTCGCGTTGCTGGCCAGCCTGTGCGTCGCCCCGCTGGCCGGGCGGCTCGACCGCAAGACGCTGCTGCTGTCGTTGACGCTGTTGATGATCGCTTCCGGCACCGTCGTGGCGCTCGCGCCCGATTACCACGTGTTCATGTTCGGCCGCGCGTTGATCGGCGTGGCAATCGGCGGCTTCTGGTCGATGTCGGCCGCGACCACGATGCGGCTGGTGCCCGACCGCGACGTGCCCCGCGCGCTGGCGATCCTCAACGGCGGCAATGCGCTGGCGGCGATCGTGGCCGCGCCGCTCGGCTCCTTCCTCGGTTCCATCATCGGCTGGCGGGGCGCATTCTTCTTCGTGGTGCCCCTTGCCGCGCTCGCGCTGGCTTGGAAGTTCGTCAGCCTGCCATCGATGCCCGCGCAGGATGCGGCGCGCGGCAACGGCGTGGTGCGGCTGATGAAGCGGCCCGCCGTCGCCCTCGGCATGGCGGCGGTCAGCCTGTTCTTCATGGGCCAGTTCGCGCTGTTCACCTACCTGCGGCCGTTCCTGGAAACGGTGACCGGAGCGGGCGTCTCCACGCTGTCGTTCATGCTGCTCCTGCTCGGCGCCGCCGGCTTCGCCGGCACGACGCTGATCGGCGGATTCCTGGGAAAGGGCCTGTACCGGACGCTGGTCGCCATTCCCGCGATGATGGCGGCGATCGCGGTGGCGCTGGTCGCCTTCGGCGGCTCGACCGCGGCAACGGCGGCGCTGCTGGCCGCCTGGGGCCTGGTCGCCACCGCGGCGCCCGTCGGCTGGTGGACCTGGCTGGCGAAGACGCTGCCGCGCGACGCCGAAGCGGGCGGCGGCCTGATGGTGGCCGTGGTGCAGCTGGCCATCATGCTGGGCGCCACCGCCGGCGGCCTGCTGTTCGATGCCGGCGGCTACCGGTCCACTTTTTACATGAGCGCCGCGGTGCTCGTGGTTGCGGCCGTCCTGGCCGCGCTGGCTGCCCGCGCGGCATCGCATGCGCAGGCTCGCTGA
- a CDS encoding (R)-mandelonitrile lyase — protein MELKRAGSQPSMKGPDDWFTGTVRIDPLFAAPAPSRVSTASVTFEPGARSAWHNHPLGQTLIVTAGCGWTQCEGEAKVEIRAGDVVWCPPGHRHWHGATATTSMTHIAVQEALDGVNVNWMEKVADADYLSALADGASHDH, from the coding sequence ATGGAACTGAAACGTGCAGGCTCGCAGCCTTCGATGAAAGGGCCGGACGACTGGTTCACCGGCACCGTGCGGATCGATCCGCTGTTCGCCGCGCCGGCGCCGTCGCGCGTGTCGACGGCCAGCGTGACATTCGAACCGGGCGCCCGCAGCGCCTGGCACAACCACCCGCTGGGCCAGACGCTGATCGTGACCGCCGGCTGCGGCTGGACCCAGTGCGAGGGCGAAGCCAAGGTTGAAATCCGCGCCGGCGACGTCGTCTGGTGTCCGCCCGGCCACCGGCACTGGCATGGCGCGACCGCCACCACGTCGATGACGCATATCGCCGTGCAGGAGGCGCTCGATGGCGTCAACGTCAACTGGATGGAGAAAGTGGCGGACGCGGATTACCTGTCCGCGCTGGCCGACGGCGCTTCGCACGACCATTGA
- a CDS encoding LysR family transcriptional regulator, whose translation MARDNINDILVFLAVARERSFTRAAAKLGMTQSALSHIIRALETRLGVRLLTRTTRSVSPTEAGERLLQNVAPRLEEIEAELTAISDMGDKPSGTVRITAIDHVVDAVLWPRIAPLLPLYPDLHVEISSDYRLVDIAAERYDIGVRYGDQVEKDMIAVRLTGDEPMMIVGSPAYFARRPVPASMQDLLKHNCICLRLASSGGLYAWELQHEGQALEARVRGQAVFTNVYPMRDAALGGIGLAFLPESLVGRHVRDGSLVSVMADWCPAFPGLHAYYPSRRNSSRALGLVIDAIRYKG comes from the coding sequence ATGGCCCGCGACAACATCAACGATATCCTCGTCTTCCTGGCGGTCGCCCGCGAACGCAGTTTCACCCGCGCCGCGGCCAAGCTCGGCATGACCCAATCGGCGCTCAGCCACATCATCCGCGCGCTGGAAACCCGCCTGGGCGTGCGCCTGCTCACGCGCACCACCCGCAGCGTGTCGCCCACCGAAGCCGGCGAACGGCTGCTGCAGAACGTGGCGCCGCGGCTCGAGGAAATCGAAGCCGAACTCACGGCCATCAGCGACATGGGCGACAAGCCTTCCGGCACGGTGCGGATCACCGCGATCGACCACGTGGTCGATGCGGTGCTGTGGCCGCGCATCGCGCCGCTGCTGCCGCTCTATCCCGACCTGCACGTGGAAATCAGTTCCGATTACCGCCTGGTCGACATCGCCGCCGAGCGCTACGACATCGGCGTGCGCTACGGCGACCAGGTGGAAAAGGACATGATCGCCGTGCGCCTGACGGGCGACGAGCCGATGATGATCGTGGGTTCGCCCGCCTACTTCGCGCGGCGCCCGGTGCCGGCCTCGATGCAGGACCTGTTGAAGCACAACTGCATCTGCCTGCGGCTGGCCAGCAGCGGCGGCCTGTATGCATGGGAACTGCAACATGAGGGACAAGCGCTCGAGGCGCGCGTGCGCGGTCAGGCGGTGTTCACGAACGTGTATCCGATGCGCGATGCCGCGCTGGGCGGCATCGGCCTGGCATTCCTGCCCGAGAGCCTGGTCGGCCGGCACGTGCGCGATGGCAGCCTGGTCAGCGTGATGGCGGACTGGTGCCCCGCCTTCCCCGGCCTGCACGCCTACTACCCCAGCCGCCGCAATTCGTCGCGCGCGCTGGGGCTGGTGATCGACGCGATCCGCTACAAGGGCTGA